The sequence TCGAAGCCCTCCCCGACCGGCAAGCAGACGATCTCGCCGCCGAAGCCGAACCCCTACACCCCGACGGGCGTCTGCGGCGCGGGCTACAAGGTGGTCAACTCCAGGGCCCTCGGCTCCGCGGCGACCATCTACCTGCTCTACAGCTCCGGCGCCGGCAAGAACTGCGTCGTCACCATGGCCAAGTACGTGATCCCCTCGAAGGTCAGCATGAACGCGACGCTCCAGGTGAAGGGCGGCTCGTCGGGCAGCAACCCCGGCTCCTTCACCGCCTACGCGGGCCCCGTACGGCTCTCCGCCGTCAAGAAGTGCGTCATCTGGGGCGGCTCGCACGGCTCCCTGTCATGGAAGAGCGGCTGGAGCCACTGCGGCTGACCCGGCTGCCCGGCCCAGGCTCCACGCCCGTCCCCGGAGCCGGGGCCGCGAAGGACGTGGAGCGGAGCCGCCCCTGGTAGCGGGGCGGGTTGTCGGCTACGTTAACTGGCGTGATCGTCAAGTCCGAGGCGCCGACCGGCCGCGCGAGGTCTTCGTGCGGCGGGGCGCGGAAGGACTGCGCCGCCTGCAGGGGCAGGAGCCGGCCGATCCGGCGCCGGCCCCCCGGCTGCCCGCCGTGATGCCGGCCACGTCCGCGTCAACCGAGGGAGGCGGCGCATGAGCCGGCTGGACACATCCGGAGACGACTACCTGGCGCGGCGCGAGGCGATGCTGGCCAAGCTGGCCGAGCTCGACACCGAGCAGGCGAAGGCGGTGGCGGGCGGCGGCGAGAAATACGTCGAGCGGCACCGCCGGCGGGGCAAGCTGCTCGCCCGGGAGCGGATCGAGCTGCTGATCGACCCCGACTCGGCCTTCCTGGAGCTGTCACCGCTGGCGGGCTGGGGCAGCGACTTTCCCGTCGGAGCCAGCGTCGTCACCGGGATCGGGGTGATCGAGGGCGTCGAGTGCGTGCTCAGCGCCAACGACCCGACCGTGCGGGGCGGCGCGTCCAACCCCTGGACCCTGCGCAAGACGCTCAGGGCCGCCGACATCGCCCTGCGGAACCGGCTGCCGCTGGTCAACCTGGTGGAGTCCGGCGGGGCTGACCTGCCGACGCAGAAGGAGATCTTCATCCCGGGCGGCCGGATGTTCCGGGACCTGACCCGGCTGTCGGCCGCAGGGATCCCGACGATCGCCCTGGTGTTCGGCAACTCCACGGCCGGCGGAGCCTACGTCCCCGGGATGAGCGACCACGTGGTCATGGTGAGGGAGCGCGCGAAGGTCTTCCTCGGCGGGCCGCCGCTGGTCAAGATGGCCACCGGGGAGGAGTCCGACGACGAGTCGCTGGGCGGCGCCGAGATGCACGCCCGCGTCAGCGGCCTGGCCGACTACCTGGCCGCCGACGAGCACGACGCGCTCCGGATCGGGCGGCAGATCGTCAGAGGGCTGAACTGGCGCAAGCTGGGCGTCCCCCCGCGGGCCGTACGGGATCCGCTGTACGACGAGGACGAGCTGCTGGGCATCGTGCCCGAGGACCTGAAGATCCCCTTCGACCCGCGCGAGGTGATCGCGCGGATCGTGGACGGCAGCGTCTTCGACGAGTTCAAGCCCCTGTACGGCGGGAGCCTGGTGACCGGGTGGGCGCGGCTGCACGGCTACCCGGTCGGCATCCTGGCCAACGCCCGCGGCGTGCTGTTCAGCGAGGAGGCGCAGAAGGCCGCGCAGTTCATCCAGCTCGCCGGCCAGGCGCGCACGCCGCTGGTCTTCCTGCAGAACACCACCGGCTACATGGTCGGCAAGGAATACGAGCAGGGCGGCATCATCAAGCACGGCGCCATGATGATCAACGCGGTGTCCAACTCGACCGTCCCGCACATCACGATCGTCATGGGCGCCTCCTACGGCGCGGGCAACTACGGCATGTGCGGCCGCGCCTACGACCCCCGCTTCCTGTTCGCCTGGCCCAGCGCGAAGTCCGCGGTCATGGGGCCCGCGCAGCTCGCCGGGGTGCTGTCCATCGTCGGCCGGAGCGCCGCCGAGGCCCGTGGGCAGGTCTACGACGAGGAGGGCGACGCGGCGATGCGCCGGATGGTCGAGGCGCAGATCGAGGCGGAGTCGCTGCCGTTCTTCCTGTCCGGGCGGCTCTACGACGACGGGGTCATCGACCCCCGCGACACCCGGACCGTCCTGGGCCTGTGCCTGTCGGCCGTCAACAACGCCCCCGCCCCGGAGCCCGCCGGCTTCGGCGTCTTCCGGATGTGAACGTGCCCATGATCAGCCGTCTTCTCGTCGCCAACCGGGGTGAGATCGCCCGCCGCGTCTTCCGCACCTGCCGCGACCTCGGCATCGAGACCGTCGCGGTCTTCTCCGACGCGGACGCCACCGCACCCCACGTGTCGGAGGCCGACCACGCCGTACGGCTCGCCGGGGTCAGGCCCGCCGACACCTACCTGTCCGTGGAGGCGATCGTCGGCGCGGCCCTCGCGACCGGGGCCGACGCCGTCCATCCGGGCTACGGCTTCCTGTCGGAGAACGCGGCGTTCGCGCGGGCCGTGCTCGACGCCGGGCTGACCTGGGTCGGCCCCTCCCCCGAGGCCATCGCCGCGATGGGCTCCAAGATCGGCGCGAAGGCCCTGATGGCCGAGGCCGGAGTCCCGGTGCTCCCGGGTTTCACCGCCGCGCCCGGCTCCTCGGCGGCCGAGCTCGAACAGGGCCTGGCCGGCATGTCCGCCCCGGCGGGCGGATCGGCGCCCAGCCGGCGGACGCCCTTGCTGGTGAAGGCCTCGGCCGGGGGCGGCGGGCGCGGGATGCGGATCGTGGAGCCGACCGGCGACCTGCCCGGCGCGGTCGAGTCCGCCCGGCGGGAGGCCGAGTCGGCGTTCGGCGACGGCACGGTCTTCGTCGAGCCCCTGCTGGAGGACGCCCGGCACATCGAGGTCCAGATCCTGGCCGACCGGCACGGAACGGTGTGGACGCTGGGCGAGCGGGAGTGCTCGATCCAGCGGCGGCACCAGAAGGTGATCGAGGAGACCCCCTCCCCGGCGATCTCCCCCGCGATGCGGGCGCGGCTGTGCGACGCGGCGGTCAGGGCGGCGGAGGCGATCGGATACGCCGGGGCGGGGACCGTCGAGTTCCTGGTGAAGGACGACACGGTCGCCTTCCTGGAGATGAACACCAGGCTCCAGGTCGAGCACCCGGTCACCGAGTGCGTCTACGGCGTCGACCTGGTCGAGCTCCAGCTCCGGATCGCCGAGGGCGCCCGGCTCCCCGAGGCTCCGCCGTCCCCGGCGGGCCACGCCGTCGAGGCACGGCTCTACGCCGAGGACCCCGCCCGCGACTGGCTGCCGCAGAGCGGCACCCTGCACCGCTTCGACGTCCCCGGGGTGAGCTCCCGCTTCGCCCCCGTGCCCGGCGGGACGTCCCACGGCCTCCGGCTGGACTCCGGCGTCGAGGACGGCTCCGAGATCGGCGTCCACTACGACCCGATGCTCGCCAAGGTCATCTCCTACGGAGCCTGCCGCGCCGACGCCGTCAGAAGGCTCGCCACCGCCCTGTCGAACGCGAGGATCCACGGGCCCGTCACCAACCGGGACCTCCTGGTCGGGGTCCTGCGCCACGAGGCGTTCCTCGCGGGAGACACCCACACCGGCTTCCTCACCGAGCACCGCGACACCCTGTCCGCCGGGCCGGGCGCCGTACGCCTGTCCGCCCTCGCCGCGGCCCTCGCCCAGGCGGCGGCGGGCCGGGCGGCGGCGGCCGTGCAGGCCGGGCTGCCCAGCGGGTGGCGGAACGTGGTCTCACAGCCGCAGCGCGCGGCCTTCGGGGAGGCGGAGGTCGCCTACCGGATCACCCGGGACGGCCTGCGGGCCGAAGGCTTCCCCGACACGGTCCTGGTCGGCGCCACGCCCGACCTGGTCGTCCTGGAGACCTCCGGCGTGCGGCACAGGTTCGCCGTGGCCCGCTATGACGGCGTGACCCACGTGGACTCCCCCCTCGGCCCCGTACGGCTCACGCCCCTGGAACGGCTCCCCGAACCGGCCACGCGTGTGGCGCCGGGCTCCCTGCTGGCGCCGATGCCCGGTACCGTGCTCCGCGTCGAGGTGAAATCGGGCGAGCACGTCACCGCGGGCCAGGTGGTCGTGGTGCTGGAGGCAATGAAGATGGAACATCAGATCACCGCCCCCGCGGCGGGCACGGTCTCCGCGCTGAACGTGGTGCCGGGCCGGCAGGTCGAGGCGGAGGCCGTACTGGCCGTCATCGAGGAGCGGGCATGAACACCGACGGGGGCTGGCCAGTGGAACGCCTGGTGCACAGGGAGGTGTCCGGCGGGGTCGCGACGATCACGATGGACTCCCCGCGCAACCGGAACGCGCTGTCCGTGCGGCTGCTGGGCGATCTGGAGGACCGGCTCAACTGGGCGCTCGCCGAGGAGAGCGTGCGGGTCATCGTGCTCACCGGCACCGGGCCGGTGTTCTGCGCCGGCGCGGACCTCAAGGAGCAGCGGGTCGAGCCGGGCAGCGCGCACGAGGCGCCGGTGACCGCCTCGTTCCCGGAGATCATGAACCTGATCTGGGAGAGCCCCAAGCCGGTCGTCTGCCGGTTGAACGGCACCGCGCGCGCCGGAGGGCTGGGCCTGGTGGCGGCCTGCGACTTCGCGATCGCGCCGGACACGGCGTCGTTCGCGTTCACCGAGGTACGGCTCGGCGTCGTCCCCGCGATGATCTCGGTGACCGTGCTGCGGCGGCTGGATCCCCGGGCCGCGGCCGAGTACCTGCTCACCGGGGAGACCTTCGACGCCGCCCGCGCGCAGGAGATCGGCCTGCTCACCCGCGCCGTGCCGGAGGAGGATCTGGACGGCACGGTCGCCCACTACACAGACATGCTGCTGCGCGGGGGGCCCGAGGCGCTGGCGCTGACCAAGCAGCTCGTGCGGACCGTGCCGGCGCTGCCGGTGGAGGAGGGCCTGCGCCGGATGGCCGAGCTGTCCGCCCGGCGCTTCACCTCCGCCGAGGGCCAGGAGGGCATCGCCGCCTTCATGGAGAAACGGCCCGCGTCCTGGATCCCCCGGTCCTGAAGGGCCCGCCGCGCGCCGGTTCCGGAGGCCTGACGTCGCCCCGCCGCGGGCCCTGGATTCCAGGGCCACGCGGGCCCTGGATTCCCCAGCCATAGGAGGCTCGATGCTGCGCATCGCCAACTGCTCCGGCTTCTACGGCGACCGGCTGTCGGCCGCCCGGGAGATGGTCGAGGGCGGTCCGATCGACGTGCTCACCGGCGACTGGCTCGCCGAGCTGACCATGCTGATCCTGGCCGGCAACCGGCTGAAGGGCCGTCCCGGCTACGCGCCGACCTTCCTGCGGCAGCTTGAGCAGGTCCTGGGGACGTGCCTGGACCGGGGCATCAGGATCGTGTCCAACGCGGGCGGCCTGGATCCCGCGGGGTGCGCCGGCGCGGTGACCGAGCTGGCCGGCCGCCTCGGGCTGCCGGTGAAGGTCGCGCACGTCACCGGGGACGACCTGTCCGGGCACGACCTGGGCGGCGCGCCGAACCTGGACACCGGGGAGCGGCTGCCCGCCGCCCCGCTGACCGCCAACGCCTACCTGGGGGGCCGGCCGATCGCCGCCGCGCTGTCCGCCGGGGCGGATGTGGTGGTGACCGGCCGGGTCACGGACGCCGCGCTGGTCACCGGGCCGGGGATCTGGCGGTACGGCTGGCGGCCCGGCGACCACGACGCGCTGGCCGGGTCGGTGGTGGCCGGGCACGTCATCGAGTGCGGCTGCCAGGCGACCGGCGGGAACTACGCGTTCTTCGGCGAGGTGCCCGACCTGGCGCACTGCGGGTTCCCGCTGGTGGAGCTGGAGTCCGACGGATCGAGTGTGGTCACCAAGCATCCCGGGACCGGAGGGCTCGTCTCGGTGGGCACGGTCACGGCGCAGCTGCTGTACGAGATCGCCTCACCGCGTTACCCGGGCCCCGACGTGGTGGCGCGGTTCGACACGATCCGCCTGGAGCAGCAGGGCCCGGACCGGGTCCGGATCTCGGGGGTTCGCGGCGAGGCCCCGCCGGACACGCTCAAGGTCGCGATCAACTACGTCGGCGGTTACCGCAACACCATGACCATGGTCCTGACCGGTCTGGAGATCGAGGCCAAGGCCCGGCTGGCGCAGGAGGCCATCTGGTCCCGCGTCCCCAGGGAGTCCTTCGACCGGGTCGACGTCGAGCTGACCCCCCTGGCCGCCACCGCCCCGCCGCCTGACGCCGCGCCGGCCACCGGCACCGCCCTGCTCCGCGTCACCGTGATGGACGCCGACCGGAAGAAGGCGGGACGCGCCTTCTCCTCCGCCGTGGTGGAGACGGGGCTGGCCAGCTATCCCGGCTTCTACGGCCTCACCCCGCCCGGCGACGCCTCCCCCTATGGCGTCTACTGGCCCACCCTCGTCCCGGCGGAGACCGTCCGGGCGCGCGTCTGGCTCGACGGCCGTGAGCTCGACGGCCCGGAAGCCGCCGGCCCGGAGCCCGGGGAGCGCGAGCCCGGCGGCCTGAAGCCCGGCGGGGGGACGCCCGGGGAGCGGGCACCCGACGGCGGCGATCCTGACGGCGGAGCGCACCCGGCCTCCCTGGCGGCTTCCGCCACGTCACCGCCCCCGGTGCAGGCGCCGGAGCGGCCGGGGGCGGGCCCGACCGGCCTGGAGCCCGAGGCCGGTGAGCGGACCGTGCGGACCGCGCTGGGCGCGATCATGGGCGCCCGCTCCGGGGACAAGGGCGGGAACGCCAACCTGGGCGTCTGGGTCCGCACGGCCGAGCAGTTCGCGTGGCTGTCGGGCCACCTGACGGCCGAGCGGCTCAGGGAACTCCTCCCGGCCACGGCCGGCCTGGAGATCGACCGCTTCGACCTCCCCAACCTCCACGCGCTCAACTTCGTCGTCCACGGCCTCCTCGGGCGGGGGGTGGCCGCCAGCCCCCGCCTCGACGCCCAGGCCAAGGCCCTCGGCGAGGAGCTCCGCGCCAGGCACGCGGACATCCCCCGCTCCCTGCTGTGACCGTTCCGTACGGCCGGGCGGGCTGGGGAGGCCCCGGCGCGCCACGGGTTCCGGCCGGCACCGGTCGCCCCTCGACGGCGCCACCGGGCCCGCGGACGCGGAAGCCCCCTTCGACGGGCACGCCGAAGGGGCCGGTAGCGACGGCGGGCGGGCTATTGACCCCCGTGGGGGGAGCTCGTAGATTCACATCAACAGAACATCATTCGGTTAGGGCGGGCGCATGACCTCCACGCACATCGACGTCAACGCGATCGACTTCGACGCGCTGGGGATGTGGATGGACGGCCTCGGGCTGCCGGACGGGCCGTTCGAGCGCGTCGAGCCGGTGACCGGCGGGACGCAGAACATCATGGTCCGCTTCGAGCGGGGCGGCTCGGCCTACGTCCTGCGCAGGCCGCCGCTGCACCCGCGGGCCAGAAGCAACGAGGTGCTCCGGCGGGAGGCCCGGGTGCTCGCGGCGCTCAGGGACACCCCGGTCGCGGCGCCCCGCCTCGTCGCGGCCTGCACGGACGAGACAGTCATGGGGGGCGCGGTCTTCTACCTGATGGAGCCGGTCCGGGGGTTCAACGCCACCCTGGGGCTGCCCGAACCGCACGCCGGCGATCCCGCGATCCGCCATCGGATGGGACTTGAGGCGGCCTGCGCGCTGGCCGAGCTCGGCAGGGTGGACCACCACGCCCTCGACGGCCTCGGACGGCCCGAGGGGTTCCTGGAGCGGCAGGTGCCCCGGTGGATGAGCGAGCTGGACGGCTACGCGGCGCTCGACGGCTATCCGGGGCCCGAGATCCCCGGCCTGGCCGAGACGGCCGGCTGGCTGGAGCGGAACAGGCCGCGGAGCTTCTCCCCCGGCGTCATGCACGGGGACTACCACCTGGCCAACCTGATGTTCGCCCACGACGGGCCGAGGGTGGCCGCGATCGTGGACTGGGAGATGTGCACGGTCGGGGATCCGCTGCTGGACCTCGGGTGGCTGCTGGCCACCTGGCCGGACCCGGACGGCGGAGGCATGATCGCCGGCCATGTCCCCGGGCTGCCCGCCGTCGGGGAGATCGTCGACTGCTACACGGCCCTGTCCGACCGGGACGTGTCGGCCATCGACTGGTACGCGGTGCTGGCCTGTTTCAAGCTCGGCATCGTCCTGGAGGGCACCCATGCCCGGGCGTGCGCGGGCATGGCCCCCAAGGACATCGGAGACCTGCTCCACGCGACCACGCTGAGCCTGTTCGCCCGCGCCCGGAGCTTCATGTGAGGACGCGCCGCAGGAGCCTCGCCGCCGTGCCGGTTCCCCCGCCGCCCACTACCGGATGGGCGAAATATGCATAATTTGGCGATTGAAACCCCCATACAACCTTCCGAACTCTAGGATTGCCCGCAATTGCATCATGAGGCTGGCTCGGGGAAGGAATCAGTCATGCGTTTGCGGTTTCTTGGCTCCACTTCGGAGGCGGGCGCCTGCCCGTCCCTCTATGAGACCGACCACGGCACCATTGTCGTCCAGGG comes from Streptosporangium roseum DSM 43021 and encodes:
- a CDS encoding acyclic terpene utilization AtuA family protein, producing the protein MLRIANCSGFYGDRLSAAREMVEGGPIDVLTGDWLAELTMLILAGNRLKGRPGYAPTFLRQLEQVLGTCLDRGIRIVSNAGGLDPAGCAGAVTELAGRLGLPVKVAHVTGDDLSGHDLGGAPNLDTGERLPAAPLTANAYLGGRPIAAALSAGADVVVTGRVTDAALVTGPGIWRYGWRPGDHDALAGSVVAGHVIECGCQATGGNYAFFGEVPDLAHCGFPLVELESDGSSVVTKHPGTGGLVSVGTVTAQLLYEIASPRYPGPDVVARFDTIRLEQQGPDRVRISGVRGEAPPDTLKVAINYVGGYRNTMTMVLTGLEIEAKARLAQEAIWSRVPRESFDRVDVELTPLAATAPPPDAAPATGTALLRVTVMDADRKKAGRAFSSAVVETGLASYPGFYGLTPPGDASPYGVYWPTLVPAETVRARVWLDGRELDGPEAAGPEPGEREPGGLKPGGGTPGERAPDGGDPDGGAHPASLAASATSPPPVQAPERPGAGPTGLEPEAGERTVRTALGAIMGARSGDKGGNANLGVWVRTAEQFAWLSGHLTAERLRELLPATAGLEIDRFDLPNLHALNFVVHGLLGRGVAASPRLDAQAKALGEELRARHADIPRSLL
- a CDS encoding phosphotransferase family protein, which gives rise to MTSTHIDVNAIDFDALGMWMDGLGLPDGPFERVEPVTGGTQNIMVRFERGGSAYVLRRPPLHPRARSNEVLRREARVLAALRDTPVAAPRLVAACTDETVMGGAVFYLMEPVRGFNATLGLPEPHAGDPAIRHRMGLEAACALAELGRVDHHALDGLGRPEGFLERQVPRWMSELDGYAALDGYPGPEIPGLAETAGWLERNRPRSFSPGVMHGDYHLANLMFAHDGPRVAAIVDWEMCTVGDPLLDLGWLLATWPDPDGGGMIAGHVPGLPAVGEIVDCYTALSDRDVSAIDWYAVLACFKLGIVLEGTHARACAGMAPKDIGDLLHATTLSLFARARSFM
- a CDS encoding enoyl-CoA hydratase-related protein — encoded protein: MNTDGGWPVERLVHREVSGGVATITMDSPRNRNALSVRLLGDLEDRLNWALAEESVRVIVLTGTGPVFCAGADLKEQRVEPGSAHEAPVTASFPEIMNLIWESPKPVVCRLNGTARAGGLGLVAACDFAIAPDTASFAFTEVRLGVVPAMISVTVLRRLDPRAAAEYLLTGETFDAARAQEIGLLTRAVPEEDLDGTVAHYTDMLLRGGPEALALTKQLVRTVPALPVEEGLRRMAELSARRFTSAEGQEGIAAFMEKRPASWIPRS
- a CDS encoding acetyl/propionyl/methylcrotonyl-CoA carboxylase subunit alpha; the encoded protein is MISRLLVANRGEIARRVFRTCRDLGIETVAVFSDADATAPHVSEADHAVRLAGVRPADTYLSVEAIVGAALATGADAVHPGYGFLSENAAFARAVLDAGLTWVGPSPEAIAAMGSKIGAKALMAEAGVPVLPGFTAAPGSSAAELEQGLAGMSAPAGGSAPSRRTPLLVKASAGGGGRGMRIVEPTGDLPGAVESARREAESAFGDGTVFVEPLLEDARHIEVQILADRHGTVWTLGERECSIQRRHQKVIEETPSPAISPAMRARLCDAAVRAAEAIGYAGAGTVEFLVKDDTVAFLEMNTRLQVEHPVTECVYGVDLVELQLRIAEGARLPEAPPSPAGHAVEARLYAEDPARDWLPQSGTLHRFDVPGVSSRFAPVPGGTSHGLRLDSGVEDGSEIGVHYDPMLAKVISYGACRADAVRRLATALSNARIHGPVTNRDLLVGVLRHEAFLAGDTHTGFLTEHRDTLSAGPGAVRLSALAAALAQAAAGRAAAAVQAGLPSGWRNVVSQPQRAAFGEAEVAYRITRDGLRAEGFPDTVLVGATPDLVVLETSGVRHRFAVARYDGVTHVDSPLGPVRLTPLERLPEPATRVAPGSLLAPMPGTVLRVEVKSGEHVTAGQVVVVLEAMKMEHQITAPAAGTVSALNVVPGRQVEAEAVLAVIEERA
- a CDS encoding acyl-CoA carboxylase subunit beta, which gives rise to MSRLDTSGDDYLARREAMLAKLAELDTEQAKAVAGGGEKYVERHRRRGKLLARERIELLIDPDSAFLELSPLAGWGSDFPVGASVVTGIGVIEGVECVLSANDPTVRGGASNPWTLRKTLRAADIALRNRLPLVNLVESGGADLPTQKEIFIPGGRMFRDLTRLSAAGIPTIALVFGNSTAGGAYVPGMSDHVVMVRERAKVFLGGPPLVKMATGEESDDESLGGAEMHARVSGLADYLAADEHDALRIGRQIVRGLNWRKLGVPPRAVRDPLYDEDELLGIVPEDLKIPFDPREVIARIVDGSVFDEFKPLYGGSLVTGWARLHGYPVGILANARGVLFSEEAQKAAQFIQLAGQARTPLVFLQNTTGYMVGKEYEQGGIIKHGAMMINAVSNSTVPHITIVMGASYGAGNYGMCGRAYDPRFLFAWPSAKSAVMGPAQLAGVLSIVGRSAAEARGQVYDEEGDAAMRRMVEAQIEAESLPFFLSGRLYDDGVIDPRDTRTVLGLCLSAVNNAPAPEPAGFGVFRM